From Methylomonas sp. EFPC3, a single genomic window includes:
- a CDS encoding adenosylcobinamide-GDP ribazoletransferase — translation MQAFWLALQFLTRIPVPDTGPADPRRLGQSALYYPAVGLLLGLLLALLAAMLAGGPHLAGAALVLAVWVLLTGGLHLDGLADCADAWVGGYGDRERSLRIMKDPSSGPIAVCVLLLVLLLKFAAIEALLAEQRYVPLVLAPVLGRAGILLLMCSTAYVNPHGLAAKLLEQFPADAARWPIAASALLGLALAGWPALLAAGLLLFWLRSTAIARLGGCTGDVYGAAVELVETAVIVAAAF, via the coding sequence GTGCAGGCATTCTGGCTGGCCTTACAGTTTCTGACCCGCATTCCGGTCCCGGACACCGGTCCGGCCGACCCGCGCCGGCTGGGCCAATCCGCACTGTATTATCCGGCGGTGGGCCTGCTGCTGGGCTTGCTGCTGGCGCTGCTGGCGGCAATGCTGGCCGGCGGCCCGCACTTGGCCGGCGCCGCCCTGGTGCTGGCCGTCTGGGTGTTACTGACCGGCGGCCTGCATCTGGACGGTTTGGCCGATTGCGCCGACGCCTGGGTCGGTGGCTACGGCGACCGCGAGCGCAGCTTGCGGATTATGAAAGACCCCAGCTCCGGCCCGATTGCGGTGTGCGTTTTGCTACTGGTGTTGCTGCTGAAATTCGCGGCGATCGAGGCGCTGCTGGCCGAACAACGCTATGTGCCGCTGGTGTTGGCGCCGGTATTGGGCCGGGCGGGGATTTTGCTGTTGATGTGCAGCACCGCTTACGTCAATCCTCACGGCCTGGCCGCCAAACTGCTGGAACAGTTTCCGGCAGACGCGGCGCGCTGGCCGATCGCGGCCAGCGCGTTATTGGGCTTGGCGCTGGCGGGTTGGCCGGCGCTATTGGCCGCCGGGCTACTGCTGTTTTGGCTGCGCAGCACCGCCATCGCCCGCTTGGGCGGCTGCACCGGCGACGTCTACGGCGCGGCGGTGGAGTTGGTGGAAACCGCCGTGATTGTCGCCGCCGCATTTTGA
- a CDS encoding universal stress protein, which produces MTLYQHILLAADFFEHGGQVAEKAKRLAEQNQAQLSLVHVVDNLPITDPAYGPMIPFDVDLTQELIEATKKRLAELGEKLGVPTERQWLEMGSPKLEIVRVAAENQVDLIVVGSHGRHGLALLLGSTANGVLHHAQCDVLAVRLADD; this is translated from the coding sequence ATGACGCTGTACCAACATATCTTGCTGGCCGCCGATTTTTTTGAACACGGCGGCCAAGTCGCGGAAAAAGCCAAACGCCTTGCCGAACAAAACCAGGCCCAGCTCAGCCTGGTACATGTGGTCGACAATCTGCCGATTACCGATCCGGCTTACGGGCCGATGATTCCGTTCGATGTCGATTTGACCCAGGAACTGATCGAAGCCACTAAAAAACGGCTGGCCGAATTGGGCGAAAAATTGGGCGTGCCTACCGAGCGGCAATGGTTGGAGATGGGCAGCCCGAAACTGGAAATCGTCCGCGTCGCCGCGGAAAACCAAGTCGATTTGATCGTGGTCGGCTCGCACGGCCGCCACGGCCTGGCTTTGTTATTGGGTTCTACCGCCAACGGCGTGTTGCACCATGCCCAATGCGATGTGCTGGCGGTGCGCCTGGCCGATGATTGA
- the cobT gene encoding nicotinate-nucleotide--dimethylbenzimidazole phosphoribosyltransferase translates to MNWIFEPIAAPAADYCLQAQQRQQQLTKPPGSLGVLEDCAARLAAMQRSPAPGIDRIHISVFAADHGIAAEGVSAFPQAVTAEMVKNFAAGGAAVNVLARHIGADFEVVDTGLLQPVALPNVIADRAGSGTANFVESPAMTAAQLEFALAAGRRAVARALSNGAQLFVGGEMGIANTTSASALAAACLGLPAVEITGAGTGLLPEQIGRKAAVIEAALQRHRPLLDTPFAILQTLGGFEIAALAGAYIAAAQQGLPVLVDGFISSVAALLAARLNLGCTAWFFFGHCSAEMGHGRVLQALQARPLLTMDMRLGEGSGAALAVPILQMACRLHNEMATFAEAGVSAG, encoded by the coding sequence ATGAATTGGATCTTCGAGCCGATTGCCGCGCCCGCGGCCGACTATTGCCTGCAAGCCCAACAACGCCAGCAGCAACTGACCAAACCGCCCGGTTCCTTGGGCGTGTTGGAGGACTGCGCCGCCCGGCTGGCGGCGATGCAACGCAGCCCAGCGCCGGGCATAGACCGCATTCATATCAGCGTGTTTGCCGCCGACCACGGTATCGCCGCCGAGGGCGTATCGGCCTTTCCGCAAGCGGTTACCGCGGAAATGGTGAAAAACTTCGCCGCCGGGGGCGCCGCGGTCAATGTGTTGGCTCGCCATATCGGCGCTGATTTCGAAGTGGTCGATACCGGCTTACTGCAGCCGGTGGCGCTGCCGAACGTGATTGCCGACCGCGCCGGTTCCGGCACGGCCAATTTCGTCGAGAGCCCGGCGATGACCGCCGCCCAACTGGAATTCGCGCTGGCCGCCGGCCGCCGTGCCGTGGCGCGGGCGCTATCCAACGGCGCGCAACTGTTCGTCGGCGGCGAAATGGGCATCGCCAATACCACTAGCGCCAGCGCGTTGGCTGCGGCTTGTTTGGGTCTGCCGGCCGTGGAGATTACCGGCGCCGGGACCGGTTTGCTGCCGGAACAAATCGGCCGTAAAGCCGCGGTGATCGAGGCCGCGCTGCAACGCCACCGGCCGCTGTTGGACACGCCGTTCGCCATTCTGCAAACCTTGGGCGGTTTCGAAATTGCCGCACTGGCCGGCGCTTATATCGCCGCGGCCCAACAGGGATTGCCGGTTTTGGTCGACGGTTTCATCAGTAGCGTCGCCGCCTTGCTGGCGGCGCGGCTCAACCTCGGCTGCACGGCCTGGTTTTTCTTCGGCCATTGTTCGGCGGAAATGGGCCACGGCCGGGTGCTGCAGGCGTTGCAAGCCCGGCCGCTGCTGACGATGGACATGCGTCTGGGCGAGGGCAGCGGCGCGGCGTTGGCGGTACCTATCCTGCAAATGGCCTGCCGGCTGCACAACGAAATGGCGACCTTTGCCGAAGCCGGAGTATCCGCAGGCTGA
- the bluB gene encoding 5,6-dimethylbenzimidazole synthase encodes MTQSPYRFSEPELNGVYRAIAERRDMRHFLDLPVDQQVLARLLQAAHQAGSVGLMQPWRFLRISDRELRRQIHELVEAERRATAEALAERHDEFMKLKVEGILDCGELLVVALPDRRERHIFGRRTLPEMDLASASCAIQNLWLAARAEGLGLGWVSLFEPQALANLLNMPAGSRPIAILCLGHVAEFYPKPMLELENWAAPQPLSAFVYENSWPDDT; translated from the coding sequence ATGACGCAGTCGCCTTACCGCTTTTCCGAGCCGGAACTGAACGGCGTCTACCGCGCTATCGCCGAACGCCGCGACATGCGCCATTTCCTGGATCTCCCGGTCGATCAGCAAGTCCTGGCGCGCTTGCTGCAAGCCGCGCATCAGGCCGGCAGTGTCGGCCTGATGCAACCCTGGCGGTTTTTACGGATCAGCGACCGCGAACTGCGCCGGCAGATCCATGAGCTGGTGGAAGCCGAGCGCCGCGCTACCGCAGAGGCGTTAGCCGAACGCCACGACGAATTCATGAAGCTGAAAGTGGAAGGCATCCTCGATTGCGGCGAGCTGTTGGTCGTCGCGTTGCCGGACCGGCGCGAACGTCACATCTTCGGTCGCCGCACCCTGCCGGAAATGGATTTGGCCTCGGCCTCTTGTGCGATCCAGAATCTGTGGCTGGCGGCCCGCGCCGAAGGTCTGGGCTTGGGCTGGGTGTCGTTGTTCGAGCCGCAGGCGCTGGCAAATTTGTTGAACATGCCGGCCGGCAGCCGGCCGATAGCGATTTTATGTTTGGGCCATGTCGCCGAGTTTTACCCGAAGCCAATGCTGGAATTGGAAAATTGGGCCGCGCCGCAGCCGTTGTCGGCATTCGTTTACGAAAATAGCTGGCCCGATGACACCTAA
- the cobU gene encoding bifunctional adenosylcobinamide kinase/adenosylcobinamide-phosphate guanylyltransferase, translated as MIELVLGGARSGKSRYAEQQALASGLPVVYVATAEAGDAEMRARIEHHRQRRPAEWTTLEEPLDLARVITESAGSGHCLLVDCLTLWLCNVLFDRQGNLQAERYRDLSDALCKALSIGGQRVILVSNEVGLGVVAADPMTRRFVDEAGFLHQKLAQLCDKVVLVTAGLPQILKQV; from the coding sequence ATGATTGAATTGGTGCTGGGCGGCGCCCGTTCCGGCAAGAGCCGCTATGCCGAACAGCAGGCGCTGGCCAGCGGACTGCCGGTGGTTTATGTGGCGACGGCAGAAGCCGGCGACGCCGAAATGCGAGCGCGGATCGAGCACCATCGGCAGCGGCGGCCGGCTGAGTGGACCACGCTCGAAGAGCCGCTGGATTTGGCGCGGGTCATTACCGAATCGGCCGGCAGCGGCCACTGCCTACTGGTGGATTGCCTGACCTTGTGGCTGTGTAACGTGCTGTTCGATCGGCAAGGGAATCTGCAGGCGGAGCGTTACCGCGACCTTAGCGATGCCTTGTGCAAGGCGCTGAGTATCGGCGGCCAGCGGGTGATTCTGGTCAGTAACGAAGTCGGCTTGGGCGTGGTCGCCGCCGATCCGATGACACGCCGCTTCGTCGACGAAGCCGGCTTCCTCCACCAAAAACTGGCCCAACTCTGCGATAAAGTGGTACTGGTCACCGCCGGTTTGCCGCAAATCCTGAAACAGGTTTAA
- a CDS encoding TM2 domain-containing protein codes for MLGHIESYDERCQTGVIKYQNQFYEFHIDQWTSQEPPKAGDDVDFDQDDGKVTEVSPVGAYLMEVKPVKSRMLAALLGIAFGAIGLHRIYLGFYMLGLLQTLVTLGTGGFGVMWGFIEGVLIFTGHIDKDAKGRHLK; via the coding sequence ATGCTAGGACATATCGAAAGTTACGACGAACGCTGCCAAACCGGCGTTATCAAATACCAAAACCAGTTTTACGAATTCCATATCGACCAATGGACCTCCCAAGAGCCGCCTAAAGCCGGCGACGACGTCGATTTCGATCAGGACGACGGCAAGGTCACCGAAGTCAGTCCGGTCGGCGCCTACTTGATGGAAGTCAAACCGGTAAAGAGCCGGATGTTGGCGGCCTTGCTGGGTATTGCTTTCGGCGCGATCGGTCTGCACCGGATTTATCTGGGGTTTTATATGCTGGGTCTGTTGCAAACCCTGGTCACGCTGGGCACCGGCGGTTTTGGCGTGATGTGGGGCTTTATCGAAGGCGTACTGATTTTTACCGGCCATATCGATAAAGACGCCAAGGGCCGGCATCTGAAATAA